CCACATAATCCAAATTGATAGGTATACACCTCTCAACTCTAATGTGGACAAATAAAACATGTTTATAGATCTTGCTAGTTAAGTAAAAAGAAAAGGCTAACAGTGACACCTTTCTGCTTTTAATGATCTGTAAATGACTATATATCTTTAGTGCCATAAAAAATTCTCTATGAGATAAATATATAGGTCTACGACCAAGGAGAACTCATGATCAACCAAAGTAAATTGAGCATACCTGGTCAATGTGAAGAGGACCATGAACAACACTGGAGCAGAAATCAAGCAAAGAATTATATCGCATGAGCTCTGATGAAGATATACATCACATGGGTACATCACAGAAGGGGCAGCAAATTCATTTATAATTGATTTACCATTACTCCAAAGAACGTCAAGGTGACTTCCTTTTTTACATTCACATGGCAAAGGtaggaaataaaaaaatgtgtaaaatTGGTTAGTGCGGAAGTTCCCAGGAGCTAAGATTGAATTTGTACAACTATATCATTCAGAGTGAAGTAATACTTTTACAGGGCCCTGGAAGCTGGGACAAGTTTCAAACATAATTCCTCAAAAAGGTAACTAAAATACCACTTTCAGATTACTTGTTGAGACTATGGAGGATCATTCAGGATTTAGTAGAGTGAATTGCAGCTTGGACTGTCTCTTGTTACCATAGTTTCACTTTGAATCCGCTTTACCTTTTGCTTCACTTTGAACcccctttttcttcttctccagcTCTGGAAATAGCATTATCTCCTAGGTCACACCACTTCCGCGGTTCTGCAGCCGCTGCCATAATACTGGCAGTGGATATGTGCCtgagtttgaggagaagggcaaaaaaaaaggggggggggtgCAAAATGAAGCAAAAGGAAATAATAGGGGTCCAAAGTGAAATTATAGTAAGAAAAGGGGTCCAAAATGCAATTCACTCGATTTTAGTATACAGCCAACCAGAATCACTTTACTCCCTAAACAGCTAAACACCTTTAGATGCTGCTCCTTCTTGCTGATTAGCTTTCTCTGCTTCAAGCTTCCTTAAAGCAGATGAACTCAATTTCTCACCCTCTGCTCCTCCGGATAGAAGATCAACAACCTCAACCTGCAATTGAGCTCATCAATATTTGGATCACTATGAAGCATATCTTGTACTTGTAccaggttttttttaaaaaaaaataattctaggGAGTATGAACACCACACCTTCAGCAAAGGTAgtcctttctcttctcttttcctaTTTACGGCAAATCCACCATTTAATGTCTCCTTACTGAACATAAGCAGCATCACTAGGTTAAATgaggaaaaacaaaaaggagaaAATTTAAAGTAAGCACGAACAACTCTACATTATTTAAGCATGGCATATTTCATACATTTTTAATATAGTTCCGTAGCTGTTTGATGAATGAATTTCAATTTTGGTcagaacacatgcatgaagtaataaagggaaaaaaattacagaGACTTAATATCAGATAAGAGATGATCAAATTGTCCATACCTGACAATAATGGCATCCAACTTATCATCAATAATGGATGGGCCATAAGGATCCTCAATAGGCTCCACTTGTACTACCAGTTCTGGTTTAACAGACTGCATTTTATACAAAACCAATCATGAGCTTTCAACAAACATCATAATTGAGCATCCCAGAAGCAGCAGTTTCACTTTTGGCAGCTCCTCCTAAGTATGAACATGCTTAATTGGGTATGTACTTATGTGAAACTGATAACCcttacaagtttttttttcttttttttgcggggaataaCCCTTACAAGTTAAGAAGCATGCAATTCCAAAAttctatatttttctaaaatgtAGACGACTAGGAACAGGTCTTCAGTACAAGGAAGTTATGGAACAAATTTCGCAGCAAGTTGGTCCTAAATTGCCACATAACTCTTCACCAAACCAATTCACTGTATAACTTCTTATTACTCACCTAAAGTAATGTGCCACATGAGAGAAGCTAATTCTCATGCGCGAAATCTAAGGTTTACTGAATTGTCTTTGTACCAGAATAAATTATACACCGCCTCCCAAATCAACTGAAAATTACACCTTTGATTTCCTTCATTTTTGGAAGAGAAAAGATTCATCTTGTCACAACGTCTCACAAACAGCAATAAAAAGCAGCTCAGTAACTTAATTCATGCAAACTGCTTCCACTAGTCATCACCCAATGTTCCAATCCTTTGTAGGAGTATTTACTAACAGAAACTATATACTACATAATAAAGTAGGCAAGATTATCCCCCACCTTGATGTAATCCTCCACAGCCTTCATGCGCTTTTCGACGGGCTCGATCAACTCAGCGTACTGCAGGCACACACACAGAGGGTGGAAATCAAGAACACAACCAGCAGCTAGCATCACAGCTCCAATAACCGGTGAAAAATGGTGTGTCATTTCTACCTCTTTCTTGGCGAGCATGGGGCCTGTGCAGACGCCCACCACGATCCGATCCCTCGCCAAATCCGCCGAGGCCTACACACCCAACAAATCGAAAAATTCGTTATTCCTCAAAGAGGATTAATACTAAGCTCGGTTCTTTAGgaggaaaataaaaatagaaatcctcttcttttttttttctcaagctCGCAGCACCGCACCTTGAGGAGGCGACGGTGGCCGTCGTGGAGGCGGTCGAAGGTGCCGCCGAGGACAACCGAGCCGTACGGCGGAGCATCCTCCTCCtgactcggcggcggcggcgctccggcgaagGTGTCACCGGCGACGGGAGGAGTGATCATTTTCTTTTCCTACTTCAATCTGTCCACCTCTGCATGCTCTGTCCGGTGGAGTAAAGGTGGTCACCGGTGAATACGGGATCAGAGAGAGGcccggggaggaggcggcggcggcggatccggcagcGGGAGGCGCCGGAGACGAGGGAGAAGGGCGGTTTTGCGGGGGAACTGACCTCGCTGGAGGAAGAAATGGATGCGGGGCGGTGGGAAGGAGGAGGCCGGCaaggggagcggcgacggcgagccgacGGGGTCTCTCCGGTGATGTGGGCTGAGGTTGCCGGCGATTGGCCGGCGgcgcgagaggaggaagaggcgaaGAGCACTTTCTACTTTTGACTTTTACCCTTTATTTCgtttgtttatttgtttctgttttttttctcttgcgaggaaaagaggagaaaacGTACACGTGGACGGTCCAGATTGACTGATTGACTTCTTTAGAAAGAGAACGTATACGCACGGCTTCCAACTTCTTCTGCCGTGGACGGTCCAGATTGACTGattgactttgtttcctagaactccatccgtcccattttaaacgCAACCATAAATTTTcgcgtccaactttgatcgtccgtcttatttgaaatttttatagtatttttattgttattatatgataaaacataaatagtacttaatatgtaacttatgttttttaatttttttaaataagacggcgATTAAAATTAAGCACGAaaacttggacggagggagtaccacgtAGTCCAAGAATTTCTTTATTCCACATGAAATGAAATTCTTTATCTCACGCTTGGTGTTAAATTTTTTGAAGAGGAATCATATTTTTCCATCTTTTTTCTCGGTGtagctctattttttttctaattcttTCAGTAGTAGGTGATAAATCCTTCCACAGCGAAGCACCTGTAAtaacttcatcaatctcaagaCATATTGGTCAATCTTTAAAAGTGCTAATAGGGATAGGTTGTAAGTGTGTGCATGGatagcggtggccggtgggtCTGCGCGCATATGGACACCTATATCTATATTAtgtttagaaaagaaaaaagaagaatctCCCACCTAAACTCCGCTTGATTCTCATCTCTATAACCAAACAAGGGGTGTGTTCGCTACCAGGGGATGGGAACGGTGTACAGTGCACACGAAAAACGGGGCGGTACATTAGCacgcgattaattaagtatttattttttttaaaaaaaatagattaatttgattttttaagcaacttttatataaaaactatttaaaaaaacacaccgtttagcagtttgaaaaacgtgtgcgcggaaaacgagtgAGAGAGGTTAGGAAAAGTAGCATCCGAACACACCCAAGGTCATCAACTTTTCTCTTAATCTCCCAATCCCCTTTCCCAAACACGATTCTCAATCTCTATAGCAAGCACATCAACTTCCTCTAATAAACTCCTAATCCCCCTTCCTCGAAGTTGAAAAATCGAACATGAATTTTTCATcagaaaaataatttgaaaatttattttgaacGCATTACTATTGACGTGAAATTCGTCGCACACGAAGACATGGGAGATCCGCttagctctagtgcaggtcATATCAATCGGGTTTAGGGCGTGCCAGTAAGTTTGATACCACAACTGACAGAATAGATAAACAAAATTGTACCAATAAACCAATCGACCGATGTTGATATAGAGTAGTAAATACAAGATTACGGCATACATCGGGCTAGTGGTCCGATGTAAATCAGATGAAGCCAATATCTGTCAAAGCACTTATATATCGGCTAGAAAACCGATGCTAGTAAGGTACATGCAGATAAACATAAATAATGATATCAGCTCTATCCAGCTTTCCGAAGGGACGAAACCTACGAGCTATCAACTTTCGTTCGGTTACTTGATAGATCGGTCTGAACCGAGTTgaagttaacaaactaaaccgATAGAAAATAGATCAGTCGTACTACGGTCGTAGATCGACTAGATGTAATATAAAGATAACTTATCGGTTAGCCCTCCAATAAAACGTAGCACAAAACCTATCAACTTAGCAAGACTTGATTATCAGCAACAATCTAGAGgatcagacctaaccgagacagtacGAGATCACATCTAATAAATAAACTATATAAACCGATAGATCTACACAAACGTGATGTATATAACAAATCAATTTAAAACAACGTACGCTTAGAGAAATATCAACTTATCCAGAATATCAGACCTATCCGAGAAAGTCATAATTAAGCTGATACGACTGTAAATAGCGATGCAGTTAAAGATAGAATTAATATATCTAATATGCAACGCTTGCATCAACTTGGATAGACTATCAGACTTAATCAAGAAAGTTCTAGCCACACCGATACAGGCGAAGTTGATAGAACTTACTTCCTCACTGGAGATCGAACTTAACCGATGTAGCCCTACTCGAAACTAAGAACTCGTTGGAATAAGGGTGGCAATGCATTGAAAGTATTTGTATTGATATGTGGAGATAGACTAAAAAaacccgggtgtacatatttatactctcAGGTTGATACTAGTCCTGATCGAATACGATCatgcttaattaattgataGAATTAAACTGCCATGCCATGGTTTCACGATTCCTTcatgaactcggtctcttctagaTAGGCTTCTCTCAGCTGATCGACTTTTTTGGTGTTAACAATTACACATAGGCCCTCTAAACTTCGCCGAAGCTCACATGCAAAATTTGAACTTCAGGATATGTGGATACGtctactctctctctcaaagGAAGCCCTCAATCTTTTTGTCATGAATAGTGACAATAACAATGACAATGGACCACCACTTGATAGTTGAACACAAaatccaaacattttttttctcattgagagggagagaaaaggacacaagcatatatgttttcagcCTTCAGTGCACTGTCACTTGcagttcctttttttaattctgtcACTCTTTTAAATTCTGTCACTTGCAGCCCACAACTCTCTTATAAAGACAAAACTGATGTTTATCCATTGTTCAGATAAGAGTATCTGTGTACTGATTATTGCCTTTGTGGAGTCATTTTATACCTGTGGCTGAAAAGACCATACATATGGCAATGAAATTCTGTACATTCTCTATCATCCAAGAAATTTTCATCTTCCAGGTAGGTTCTAGATCAGATTTTAATCTGTCAAGATTTTTCATCAGGTACATATATGAAACATAACTATCACTAGAATCACCAAGTACAGCCATGGACAGAGTAATAAACAAGTGAAGAGTGTATGCACCTCTTGTACCAAATATTCAGATCTGGACAAATAACACAATGGACCAGTATTCAAGTAGGATAATTTCGCGGTAGCTTTTCATTGTCCTGAAAGTAAAACCATAATTTTGCTGTAGCTTTTCATGCTCCTGGAAGTAAAAACCATCAAATTCTCATTTACTTCTAACAACAAAAGTTTGGTGAAATACAATAAACTACCAGTAAAATTTCCACAACTGTTTTTATATTTACAACACCATCAAAGGTGGAAAAAGGAGGAAGTAAGCTCCAGAGATATCTACAAGATGGAGACGAAGAGATACACCGAGCTCAGAACAGCACACTGTTCTTGCGAAAACCGTTAGATGTATAGCCTTCAGTTCTCAACTTATCTGATATTGGAGAAGATTCAATGGTTCAAGAAGATAATAGGTGTCTCAACTGAAGCAAGTGTTCCTCATTTGTGATGTTAAGCGAAAGGCGCAGATTTGTCAGAAGTGACTCTTGCTCCCATGTCAGTGGTCCCAATGCATAGAAAGCTCTCACTGTTGATTGATATGCTTGTAGCTCCAGCTCATGGACATCCATTTTGAAATCACAGCCATGGACATTGTCACTCTCCTGCCTAAGCATGGATGGACATGAAGACATGGCATCATCAGGGAAGCTGTTCCTGACTCCGACAGATTGTGTGTCAGTGTTCATAGAGTGTTCTGAGAAATTCACACTACAACTAGCCACAGAACACTCGTTTTCTTCTCTAACTTGAAGAGGCATTTGGGATGGAGGACGAACTATGCTGTCTGGTTTTCTCTTTGTTAAGTTGTTCTTGGCAAGATCATTGTATCTTTCACTAGAAGGTCTACAAAAGAGATCTCTGTGGATGTCATTCTTTGCAGACACTTTCAGAGGCTGTGGTTTCCTGGTTTGCCGATGAACTTCATGTGCATCTACTCTCCTTTTCTTGCTTGCTCCTGGAATTGAATCATCtggtggcatcctagtcagttCTAATTTTTTCTTCACATTTCTTGCACTAGAGGAAGGACAGAGATTGATCGCTTTGTGCCTCTTAGTGATGTGATCATTAGCTTCATTGGAGTGATGATCATCTTCCATCACCATTTTTGAGTGATGAAATGTTTGATCAACATGTTGGGTCTGTTTTTCACTCTGCTTTCTGACCTGAAAAGGGGGCAATGACTTTTTAATTACCATGTCAATGAAATGCTTGCTGAAAAACCTGAGTGAAACTAGAGAGGTGAACAAAATTTCagtcatttcacaaaatttGCAATAATTACACCCAACTAGTAATGAAATATAGTACTTGAGCATGCCATGTCATACTACTGATGTCAAATAAATT
The window above is part of the Oryza sativa Japonica Group chromosome 7, ASM3414082v1 genome. Proteins encoded here:
- the LOC4342557 gene encoding phosphopantetheine adenylyltransferase 1 isoform X1, which translates into the protein MITPPVAGDTFAGAPPPPSQEEDAPPYGSVVLGGTFDRLHDGHRRLLKASADLARDRIVVGVCTGPMLAKKEYAELIEPVEKRMKAVEDYIKSVKPELVVQVEPIEDPYGPSIIDDKLDAIIVSKETLNGGFAVNRKREEKGLPLLKVEVVDLLSGGAEGEKLSSSALRKLEAEKANQQEGAASKGTYPLPVLWQRLQNRGSGVT
- the LOC4342557 gene encoding phosphopantetheine adenylyltransferase 1 isoform 1 (isoform 1 is encoded by transcript variant 1); the protein is MITPPVAGDTFAGAPPPPSQEEDAPPYGSVVLGGTFDRLHDGHRRLLKASADLARDRIVVGVCTGPMLAKKEYAELIEPVEKRMKAVEDYIKSVKPELVVQVEPIEDPYGPSIIDDKLDAIIVSKETLNGGFAVNRKREEKGLPLLKVEVVDLLSGGAEGEKLSSSALRKLEAEKANQQEGAASKVLWQRLQNRGSGVT
- the LOC4342557 gene encoding phosphopantetheine adenylyltransferase 1 isoform 2 (isoform 2 is encoded by transcript variant 3); translated protein: MITPPVAGDTFAGAPPPPSQEEDAPPYGSVVLGGTFDRLHDGHRRLLKASADLARDRIVVGVCTGPMLAKKEYAELIEPVEKRMKAVEDYIKSVKPELVVQVEPIEDPYGPSIIDDKLDAIIVSKETLNGGFAVNRKREEKGLPLLKVEVVDLLSGGAEGEKLSSSALRKLEAEKANQQEGAASKGV
- the LOC4342558 gene encoding uncharacterized protein, producing the protein MMKLKGTTLHNFRDSNLNFAAEGMPAVKKDDVRTHRPVGMRKGRWVLGDITEVLDRNSWRLGKIAKVLKDDYFVIRVTGCMQMREFHISCLRFPHAYHGKQSAVIDKVRKQSEKQTQHVDQTFHHSKMVMEDDHHSNEANDHITKRHKAINLCPSSSARNVKKKLELTRMPPDDSIPGASKKRRVDAHEVHRQTRKPQPLKVSAKNDIHRDLFCRPSSERYNDLAKNNLTKRKPDSIVRPPSQMPLQVREENECSVASCSVNFSEHSMNTDTQSVGVRNSFPDDAMSSCPSMLRQESDNVHGCDFKMDVHELELQAYQSTVRAFYALGPLTWEQESLLTNLRLSLNITNEEHLLQLRHLLSS